CAAACCATTTTAGATTGCATGAACATGATTTCATTAGACAAAAAAGTAAGAATACCAGCTTATTTGCACGAACTACACGGGAGTCAGGCATCAATAACCGACTTAGTAATCACATACATGGCTGCTGTAATTTCAGCTATTGTCATTTTATACTTAGCTGCCAGTGTACCCCTACCAAATTACAAATTTATTTTGTTGGGGTTATTAGCTTTAGACTTAGCAGGTGGGGTAGTCTCAAACTTTACCGAAAGCACGAATTCCTTTTATACCAACCATCCGACTAGGCGTTATTTATTTATTGCTTTACACATAGTACAACCTCTACTACTCATCTGGATTTTTCCTGTTGATGCAACAGTTATTGGTAGCATTTCACTTTACACTCTTATAGCAGTTCTTTTAATCAATAGGCTAGAAGATCATCATAAACAGCGGGGGTACGCTGCTTTTCTCATGGCAATCGGAGTTTCCTTTTCCTTTTTGGTTAGCATCTCACAGGCGGTAGTTCATCTTATGCTAGTTTTATTCATTATCAAGCTAGTCGTAGCTTTTGCCGTACGGTGGAAGTGATATGAATTGGTTCACCAAGATGCTCAAATTCTTGAAGATGGAAGGTGGAGAAAAGCTACCTATCGTGATGCCTTAAGTGTACAGTTTTCTAAAAATTTTGGGAATAAAAAGTGTTTTCCACTACAAATGCGGGAGATATACGGGTTGGAGAAAGAACTCGGGTTACGCCAAGCCGGAGTGTATGCTTCAGGGTTCAGCCCGTTTAGCGATAATTTCGCTTTTCCGCTGGCGATGCTGATCGGTTTCGTCAGTAAAAAGGCGAGCCAACGGATAGCTAGCAAACTGCTGCACATGAGTACCAAAGATTATTGTAAAAACCGTCCGAAAGTTGAGTTTAGGCTAGAAGCAGAAGGTACCAAAAATGGCAAGAAAAGAATAGTTACGCTAACCGTGGTCTCTGACGATGCATTTAATCTCACTTCCCTCGTTGTTCAGGCTGGACTAAATCAGTACTTCAGTGGTGTTTTGGCTGAACCTGGTCTCTATCTAATGGGGCAGGTAGTAGACGAAACGAAATTATTCGCTGATTTAAGACGGATGGAGATTCAGGTCGAAGAGGCGACTTCACAAGCTGGGGCTGGACTTGTGAAACAGTGAGAGGATTGATTAAGCATAAGTACTCCCAGTACAAATAATATGATAGCATGAAAATAAAACGCTTATTTGTATCACTAGCAGCCCTACTATTTACCAGTTGTGCCACGTTGCTTAACCGACCAGTCACTAACATGGTTCTGCATACCTCAGAGCCAACGACTATTGTTTACCAATCGGATACGCTTTATACCAATCACCGTAACCGATGTACCATCTTGGTTGACCGAAGTCCGGAACCAATCGAGCTATCGGTAAAGCAGGATAGCCTTTTCCAATCCATTAGCATCCCTTCTAAAAACGCTCATGCCTACTATCTGAATATCGTTTATAGTGCCGGGTTGGGTATGTTGGCGGATAAGGATCGTCCCGAACGATACGCCTACCCCCGGCGAATTTACCTCGACCTCGCCGAGACACCGCCGACTTATGATCGGTACGGTAACCAACGCTACGTGCGGGTATCTACTCCCTACGTCAATCATTTCAGACTTGCTCCAGCTAACGAGTCCGACAAGATTAATACGGGCTTTTGGGGATTCAGCTTGGGTTTAGATCATTATCACTCACCACAGCAGTATCTCAACTTTACGGTGGGTGCCGTAACCGATTTTGATGCACCTATTTTAGTGCCTTACGAAAGAGTAGGCGAGAAAGAATCTATGTTTTCAGTTTACTTCAACTTATCGAATAATCATCAGATTAGTCGCTTCCATCTGGGCTACGGACTTTCCTACGCGATCAATACCTGGCAACTACGCTACCATGACCGTTTTAACGCGCCGCCACCTACCCGTGAACCGACCACCAAAACCAGTCATGCGTTGGGTGCGGTAGTGCCCGCTTACGTGCAGCTTGGTGAGCAGTTTATGATTGGGGTCGTATATCGGCCAACCTTTTTGAGATTTAATGCGAACCCAACGTTAGCGTACGAGCACTTAATAAGTTTAGACTTTGTGTGGCGAGTACACCTTAACTAGGCCATTGCATTTGGGAAAATTAATGCGAAATCCATCTCTACGAAGTATTTTCACGTTCGATCACATAGAAGTTACAGAATACTGTGGCGAATAAATTAATGAAAGTCTACTAGTGAAATTTATGATATGAACCCACTTGTATTAATTGCCCCACTGGCAATAGGATTAACCGGAACCCTAGACTACCGACACTTCATAAAGCAACGGAAAGAAGTTTTTAACTCCTTCTCTGAAGCGGATGCGAAGTACGGAAAAGTGAAATACGTAGATATTGGCCCCAGAGATGGGCCAGTGATTCTCTTCTCCACCGGCGGAGGAGCGGGCATAGATCTGGTAGAGATGTTTGATTGGCTAGTCAAGGCCGGCTACCGAATGATTGCCGTAAATCGTCCTGGGTATTATGATCTGCCTGTCGATATTGTAGACTCTATTGCAGGACACGCGGCGATCTACCACGAAGTGATAACGTATTTGGGCATTAACGAGGTAAATGTATTCGGAGTGTCTATGGGCGGTTTGTCGTCGCTCTACTACGCCCAGTCGTATCCCACCAAATCTATGGTACTGTGGTGCCCAGTCACCGGTGAGTACTATCCCAACAAGGAGGCGGTAAACTCGCCACTTGGCAAGCTGATCATGTCTGACAAAGCTAAAGACATCATATCTTGGCTTATGACCCGTTCGGTAAATCTGTTTCCAAAAGCGATAGTCACTAGTTTGCTCAATGCGGAAGCGAAGCTGGACAAGCAAGAAATAGCTGAGATAGCTAAATCAGTAGTGCAAGACGAGGGCGAAAAGCGGCGATTGATTCAGTTTGTACATTCGTTGGCACCCATGAGCCAGATTTATCCGGGGATGATGGACGAGCTGGAAAAGGCTAAGAAAGAACACCACTTTGACTGGAGCAAAATTGATATGCCCATACTAACTTACGCTTCTCCGGTCGATAAAGACGTATCCCAGGATCATTTTGATCGTTTAAGTACTAACCTCGTGAATGGCGAAGTTAGATTTGTCCGAGCGGGAGGGCACTTTGTGTGGTGGGGGCCGGAGGGGGAGGAAGTTCGGGAAGAGACGCTAAAATTCTTTGATCGGGTAAATAAATAGCAGATATGAACCACCGAAAACTTATCCTTTACATTTCCTGCTCCTTAGATGGCTACATTGCCCAACCGAACGATGACCTGAGCTTTCTGGATCGAGTCCAAAAAGAAGGGGAAGATTACGGATACGACAACTTCGTTTCAACGGTTGATACCGTTATTGTGGGAAGAAAGACCTACGATTGGGTAGTTGGGCAAGGGTATGACTTTCCGCACGCGGACAAAGAATCATACATAATTACCAGAACACCAAGATCAAAAGAGGGAAACATAACTTTTTATACGGATGATTTATCCGCACTGGTACGTCAACTCAAATCCAGGGAAGGAAAGAACATCTTTTGTGATGGTGGAGCAGAGATTGTAAATCAGTTACTCCAAGAGAAGCTGTTCGACGAGCTGATTTTATCCGTTGTTCCGGTACTCGTTGGTGATGGAACGAGGTTGTTTCAAGATGGAAGACCTGAGCAAGTACTCGATCTTGTATCGACCAAAAATTTCGATACCGGGCTGGTTCAACTTCATTACACAATGAGAGAAGAATGAAAAGTAATTTAAATATGGTAACAATACGAAAACTACGCGATGGCGAACAGGCATTTCTGGCTGAGATGCTTTACGAAGCACTATTCGTTCCGGAAGGCCATGATAAGTTCCCCCAAGAAATTATCCAAGACCCAACGCTGGCTAAATACATCGTTAACTGGGGCACCGATGCATTGGATATTGCTTTAGTAGCTGAAGAAGACGGCGAGTTAATCGGAGCCATTTGGGGACGAAGATTTACCCGAGATAATGCTGGTTTTGGGTTCGTTGATGAAGAAACCCCCGAACTAAGTGTAGCAGTAAAAGAAGCGTGGCGGGGCAAAGGCATTGGTACCAAGTTGGTTCAGGAAATTGGCAAAGCCTACCGGGAAGTGGGCGTCAAAGCGCTATCGCTTAGTGTTGATAAGAAAAATCAAGCGTATGAGCTTTACAAAAAAATGGGTTTCGAGATCGTCAATATGGTTGCTGACACTGAGACCTCAGTGGTGATGAAAAAAGACTTGGATTAATCCAGCAATAGGTCTGATACCCATACATTGATGGAGATGCTTACCGAGAATATCGTAAAAATGGATGAGAAGCAGGTTACTTCAGAAAGAGGGAAAACATATTATTGGATCAAGAGAAATGAGACCAATCCTTCTGCTGATTGTGTAGTTTTCAGTCATGGGCTTACAGCGGATCATACCTTGTTCGACCAGCAGATTGACTTCTGGAGTACCACTTATACGGTAATTACCTGGGATATGCCGCTGCACGGTGAGTCAAGACCTTACGAGAACTTCACCTTGGGTCACGCTGCTGCCGAGCTAAAAGCAATATTAGCCGCTGAAAAAATTGAGAAGTGCGTCTTAATTGGCCAGTCAGCGGGTGGCTATGTGAGTCAGGTATTCATTCGGGAGTATCCTCAAATGGTAAGCGCATTTATTGGTATTGGTACTACTCCTCTGGGGGCGAAAAATTACAAAAAGTCAGACCTCTTCTGGCTCAAGCACTTTAGCACCATTGCCCGATGGTACCCCTACCGTTGGTACTGTCGCGCTGCGGCCAAAGCTGCCACGCACACCGAAGCAGCCCAACAAAATTTTTACCGAGCTCTTGTCAAACTGGGAAAAGCGGGCATGTTGAAAGCAACCAAGCAGGTTTATACCGATTTTCTACGGATCCAAACCAATACTGAGTTTAGCTGTCCGGTGCTGCTGGTCATCGGTAAACATGATACCACGGGACTAGTACGTACATATAACCAGCATTGGGCCGAAAGGACAGGATTTCCGCTCGTGGAGATTGCTGAGGCCGCCCACAATACGAACTTTGACAATTACGAAGATTTCAATCAGGTAGTAAAAGACTTTTTAGATAGACGTTGGAAGAAAAAGTCAAGGTAGCCCTGTATTGCATCTTCCAAAGCTAGTTTTTTATTCAATATAAAGTCGGATAACAGTGAAGAGGTAAATACTTTGCTTATGGAGCCTATCTCAAAGGCACTACGGTGATTTTCACTTTTAATTTGCCCCTTGGTGCAACCTGACAAAAAAAGCCCAGTCAATAATACTGAGTATTTTTTCATAGTGGCTGTTTACTTTTACCTAAATGATCAATGCGGAGATAAATTAGTTGTAAGGTAAATTATTATCATTTGCGCGAAGATAGATAGGGTTTAGGATAAGTCCTTTACTTGTTTTACTAGTGTTCGAGTGGAGAAGGGCTTGGTAATGTACAAATCAGCTCCGGCTTCGTATCCTTTCTGGATGTCATCTTCTTTACTTTTAGCACTTAAAAAAATGATGCGGGTATGCGAGTAATCAGGTTGGGATTTAAGAAAGTGGCAAACTTCGTAGCCATCTACTTTGGGCATCATAATATCTAGAATAACAATGTTGGGCTTCTCCTGCTGAGCAATGTCCAGTGCCTCTTCGCCATTGCGGGCAATAAAAACCTCGTAGCCATTTTTCTTCATTAAAAAATCTAAGGAGAGCAAAATATTTGGTTCGTCATCTACTAGTAAAACTTTCTTTTTCATTGCTATTTTAATGCGATAATTTCTTGTTAACAGGTGGCGTAGGCAGGGTAAATGAAAACTTAGCCCATTGACCGGGTTCACTTTCTACCCATAGTTTGCCCTGGTGATGCTCAATGATTTTTCGGCTGATGGTAAGTCCTAAACCACTACCTACGGGCTTTTTAGTAGTTTGGTTATGAGCCTGAAAAAAGCCTTCAAAAATCATTTCCTGGCTCGTAGCCGGAACGCCTTTACCATTGTCTATAACGTTCACTTTTACCATATTATCTACTAGGTAAGACGAAATCCGCACCTGTCCGTTGTCCGAATCGCAAAATTTAATAGCATTGGAAATCAGATTGAGTACTACTTGCATTAGGCGGTCGTCATCGGCTTGCACCAGAGGCAAGTTAGGCGATAAATCAGTCTTTAGCGCAATACTTTTCTCTTTCAACACCTGAGAAACACTTTTGATGGCATCCTGAATAATGCTATTGATGTCTGTTTTGCTTAGATCTAACTGTTGTTTTCCCGATTCAAATTTTTCTAAGTCTAGCACTTGATTGATTAGTCGCTCCATCCGGTCGGTTTCTCTAATGATCGTACTTAAAAACTGATCTTTTTCTTCGTCAGACAATTCAGGGGAGTCCTGAAGAATTTCGCAAAATGCCCGAATAGAAGTAATCGGAGTACGCATCTCGTGGGTAACGGTAGAGATAAACTCATCTTTCAGATGGTCAATTTTTTGTAGTTCCTGATTAGCTCGCTTAAGCTGATGACCTATTTTTTCTAGCTCCTGCGATTTTTGTTTCAGCTCCTGATTGGCATACACCAACTGCTGGGATTCATTTAGTACTTGAAACAAGTCTTCTAGCATTAGCTCGTCTTTACGCACTACCGACATAACCATTACGTGGGCCGATGCCGAACCGATCACTCCCGCTAAAAGCCGTTCGGCGAAGCTCACTAATCGGTAATCTCCTTCAGTTGGGTAGCTTGTTTGGCTCTCATGATAAAAAGATTTTAGTGAGGCTTCTGTTCTGCTCTTGCCCAAAAATTTGGTCAGTAGCTCTTGAATACGGGCTAAATGTACTACCTGTTTTCCCCCTACCGAAGCAGTACTTTGGGGCGAGTAACGAAAAATATCAACGAATAGCTCAGCTTGCTTACGTTCACTGGCAGTGGCTTGCGTGAATAACGATACTACTAAGTAACATCCGGTATTGAGTAATAAACTCCAGAAGATAGCTTGGGAGAGGGGAGAGAAACTCGTCAATCCAAATAACGACTCGGGTCGTAAAGCAGAAAAACCAAATAGTCCCTGATTGAGCAGGTTAGGGGAGAGTAACTGGGCTTGTACAATAGTGGGTAGCACCAGCGTATAAAGCCAGATTCCAAATCCTACCAACAATCCGGTATAAGCTCCCTGTCGCGTACCTTCTTTCCAAAAAATGCCACCCAGCAAGGGGGGGGCAAGTTGGGCTACAGCTACAAAGGAGATAATGCCAATAGATACCAAAGAAAACTGGTCGCCAATCGACTTGAAGTATAGATAGGCCAGCAATAAAATTCCAACAATCGTTAGGCGGCGACTATTCAGCAAAGCCCGGTTGATACTTCTTCGCTTTAATTCGTGCACCGCCTTTCCAGAGAGCCAGATAGGAACCAGCAAATTGTTGTTAACCATTGTGCTAAGGGCAATGGTAGAGACAATAATCATACTGGTGGCGGCTGACAGACCACCCAAAAATGTAAAAATTATCATAGCATTTGCCCCGTAGTACTGAGGGATTGCTAGCACGTAAGTGTCAGCATCAATGCCCTGATCTTGAAATAATAAATTGCCTCCCAGCGCAATTGGTAAAACAAATAGGTTAATTAAAATGAGATAAAGAGGAAAGAGCCAAGTGGCCCGAAGCAGGTGTTTTTCGTCTACATTTTCCTTCACAGCTACCTGAAATTGGCGGGGAAGCAGAAATATCGCTAACATAGCCACCAGCGTTAGCCAAAACCAGTCGGCGTACTGGCCTTCGTCGAGCGTAAATAGTGTGCGTAACGAAGGAAGTTGGCTGGCCTGGTGAAATATATCTCCGAATCCATCATACACTCCGAAAGTAACGTAGGCACCTACCGCTATGAAAGCGACCAACTTGAATAATGATTCAAAAGCAATGGCGGTAACCATTCCCTCATGACGTTCGGTAACATCTACGCGCCGGGTACCAAATAAAATGGCAAACCCAGCCAAGGCAATTGTAATAAATAGCGCAGGGTTACTAGTTAATCCGATTAAGGTACCCCGCTGGCTGGGACTATCTAGCAAAATATCAATACTGGCCGCAATGGCTTTTAGTTGAATAGAGATGTAGGGCAGCACTCCTAAAATACATATTACGGTCACCAAAATACCCAGGCGAATATCGTTGCCGTATCGTACCGAGATAAAATCGGCTAAGGTGGTAATTCGCTGTACTTTACAAATTCGGATAATCTTACGCAGTACCACCCACCAGAGCGGAGCCATGAGAGTTGGACCAAGGTAGGTAGTTAGAAAAGTAACGCCCTGCTGGGCAGCCTGCCCTACACTTCCGTAGTATGTCCAGGCGGTACAAAAAACTGCTAGCGAAAGTGAGTAGATGTAAGGGTTACTTACCAGACTACGGCCTCGTCGGGTTTGTCGCTCACCAAGGTAGGCAATTCCGAAAAGTAACGCCAGGTATAAGATCGAGCTTATGAGAATTAGCCACTGCAAACTCATAAGCTACGGTTTAAGCCTGTTATTTTCCAGTAAAATTCCTAAGAGCACCGTCATCAGTACCCAAGTACCAAAAATGTAAAGGTAAAGCTGCGGAATATCTAGCACGGTTGCTCTTTGATTAGCAATAGAAATCAGAGGGTACTGTAACAGTAGCAAAAATACTGTGAAAATAATAAGTAAGGCTGATTTCAGGGTAGGTTGTTGCATGTTAATGATTAGTGAGTAATGAATGATGATTAATAATCAATGAGCAGTGTGCAATTAAAAGTGAGCCATCGCACGATGAATAATAGAAAATGAGAAGCATTTAGCAAGGAGCTTGCAGCAGAGAGTAATGCCTTTGGTTACCTCGCATCAGGAGCCCAGCCATTGAACAATTCAGCTATTAATCATTAATCATTATCCATTATCCGGTCGAGTTCTTTCTGTACCGCAGCTCTGCGCTTTTCCTTTTCGATGACAATGGGCGGAGCCATGCGTACCTGACAATCCGCAATGGCGCAACGCTCGCAAGTAGTATGAACGGTTTTTGTCACTAAATTCGGGTCGCTCAAAAACTGAATCTGCTTTTTTAGCTTACTATCAATCAAAAAGCCTACAGTTACGCTGATGCTTTCGTCGGGATTAGATTCATTCGATTTGGCAATAGAAAGGCACAAATACTGGTTCGCTGTTTTCCAGTACTTAGAGATTTGGGTGCCGGCCATTACGTGGTGGTTGGGCTGCAAACGCTGCTGACTACGTAAAGCTTTAATAATATTAATTGAAATCCACCGGTGGCAGTAGTGTTCATTTAGCTGATTCGCGTGCGGACTGTGAAACTGAGAGAGGTGCAACTCTTTGGTAAGCTCGTAGTTTGAAAAGTTATCAGTACCGACGAAGCGCAAGAAAAACACATTTTTAATACCGAAGTACGTTGGCAGAATATTGGTGAGCCGCTGGAACAACATTTCGGGCGTAGCCTCGTATTTTTTCAAGAATTGAAGTAAAACAGCTTCATTCCACTTTCGCAAACGGGCAAAACGCGTAACATCCT
This region of Tunicatimonas pelagia genomic DNA includes:
- a CDS encoding sensor histidine kinase, with protein sequence MSLQWLILISSILYLALLFGIAYLGERQTRRGRSLVSNPYIYSLSLAVFCTAWTYYGSVGQAAQQGVTFLTTYLGPTLMAPLWWVVLRKIIRICKVQRITTLADFISVRYGNDIRLGILVTVICILGVLPYISIQLKAIAASIDILLDSPSQRGTLIGLTSNPALFITIALAGFAILFGTRRVDVTERHEGMVTAIAFESLFKLVAFIAVGAYVTFGVYDGFGDIFHQASQLPSLRTLFTLDEGQYADWFWLTLVAMLAIFLLPRQFQVAVKENVDEKHLLRATWLFPLYLILINLFVLPIALGGNLLFQDQGIDADTYVLAIPQYYGANAMIIFTFLGGLSAATSMIIVSTIALSTMVNNNLLVPIWLSGKAVHELKRRSINRALLNSRRLTIVGILLLAYLYFKSIGDQFSLVSIGIISFVAVAQLAPPLLGGIFWKEGTRQGAYTGLLVGFGIWLYTLVLPTIVQAQLLSPNLLNQGLFGFSALRPESLFGLTSFSPLSQAIFWSLLLNTGCYLVVSLFTQATASERKQAELFVDIFRYSPQSTASVGGKQVVHLARIQELLTKFLGKSRTEASLKSFYHESQTSYPTEGDYRLVSFAERLLAGVIGSASAHVMVMSVVRKDELMLEDLFQVLNESQQLVYANQELKQKSQELEKIGHQLKRANQELQKIDHLKDEFISTVTHEMRTPITSIRAFCEILQDSPELSDEEKDQFLSTIIRETDRMERLINQVLDLEKFESGKQQLDLSKTDINSIIQDAIKSVSQVLKEKSIALKTDLSPNLPLVQADDDRLMQVVLNLISNAIKFCDSDNGQVRISSYLVDNMVKVNVIDNGKGVPATSQEMIFEGFFQAHNQTTKKPVGSGLGLTISRKIIEHHQGKLWVESEPGQWAKFSFTLPTPPVNKKLSH
- a CDS encoding dihydrofolate reductase family protein: MNHRKLILYISCSLDGYIAQPNDDLSFLDRVQKEGEDYGYDNFVSTVDTVIVGRKTYDWVVGQGYDFPHADKESYIITRTPRSKEGNITFYTDDLSALVRQLKSREGKNIFCDGGAEIVNQLLQEKLFDELILSVVPVLVGDGTRLFQDGRPEQVLDLVSTKNFDTGLVQLHYTMREE
- a CDS encoding alpha/beta fold hydrolase, coding for MNPLVLIAPLAIGLTGTLDYRHFIKQRKEVFNSFSEADAKYGKVKYVDIGPRDGPVILFSTGGGAGIDLVEMFDWLVKAGYRMIAVNRPGYYDLPVDIVDSIAGHAAIYHEVITYLGINEVNVFGVSMGGLSSLYYAQSYPTKSMVLWCPVTGEYYPNKEAVNSPLGKLIMSDKAKDIISWLMTRSVNLFPKAIVTSLLNAEAKLDKQEIAEIAKSVVQDEGEKRRLIQFVHSLAPMSQIYPGMMDELEKAKKEHHFDWSKIDMPILTYASPVDKDVSQDHFDRLSTNLVNGEVRFVRAGGHFVWWGPEGEEVREETLKFFDRVNK
- a CDS encoding alpha/beta fold hydrolase, yielding MEMLTENIVKMDEKQVTSERGKTYYWIKRNETNPSADCVVFSHGLTADHTLFDQQIDFWSTTYTVITWDMPLHGESRPYENFTLGHAAAELKAILAAEKIEKCVLIGQSAGGYVSQVFIREYPQMVSAFIGIGTTPLGAKNYKKSDLFWLKHFSTIARWYPYRWYCRAAAKAATHTEAAQQNFYRALVKLGKAGMLKATKQVYTDFLRIQTNTEFSCPVLLVIGKHDTTGLVRTYNQHWAERTGFPLVEIAEAAHNTNFDNYEDFNQVVKDFLDRRWKKKSR
- a CDS encoding GNAT family N-acetyltransferase, which gives rise to MVTIRKLRDGEQAFLAEMLYEALFVPEGHDKFPQEIIQDPTLAKYIVNWGTDALDIALVAEEDGELIGAIWGRRFTRDNAGFGFVDEETPELSVAVKEAWRGKGIGTKLVQEIGKAYREVGVKALSLSVDKKNQAYELYKKMGFEIVNMVADTETSVVMKKDLD
- a CDS encoding response regulator transcription factor — translated: MKKKVLLVDDEPNILLSLDFLMKKNGYEVFIARNGEEALDIAQQEKPNIVILDIMMPKVDGYEVCHFLKSQPDYSHTRIIFLSAKSKEDDIQKGYEAGADLYITKPFSTRTLVKQVKDLS